A stretch of Sphingorhabdus sp. YGSMI21 DNA encodes these proteins:
- a CDS encoding Rne/Rng family ribonuclease — MTTRMLIDARHQEETRVAVVKGNKIEEFDFESSEHKQLKGNIYLAKVTRVEPSLQAAFVDYGGNRHGFLAFSEIHPDYYQIPREDREALLAEEAEHAAEEAALRAQEEEEDDAPADMVRSEATEELDTALVEVDQDESVDTIDVTEGEIPVENGDDEDDDEDDDSEDDSSEDTGESKGKSGGRRGRGGRQKGRGKGSMPKASDQARQKRMALRKRYKIQDVIQRRQVVLVQVVKEERGNKGAALTTYLSLAGRYCVLMPNTSHGGGISRKINNAGDRKRLKSIIADLKLPTSMGCIVRTAGLSRTKPEIKRDFDYLARLWDEIREKTLSATAPSLIHSDSDLVKRAIRDIYNREIEEVLVEGASGYTAAKNFMKLLMPSHSKRVKSYADPVSLFQRYGVEDQLSAMYSPEVQLKSGGYLVINPTEALVSIDINSGRSTREHGIEATAVKTNMEAAAEIARQLRLRDMAGLVVIDFIDMDRNGNVRKVERAMRDALKNDRARIQVGRISSFGLMEMSRQRLRTGVLEASTKVCPHCEGTGLVRTASSAALSVLRLLEEEAAKGKASQISLRTSQEACIYVLNSKRHEIEDIENRYGVSIEIVPDGETEGARMEIQTSGSPPKNMPKFEPIIDDDDDDQVDEADNDANEARGERPERGDRNDGEERPKRKRRRRGRRNRGGDRGEAGTAENNGDNSGQNSADNGGESSGGDKGEATAHPQDADAGQQAEKPKPRSRRNSARKADAAPVAEAETAGEEKAEAKPRTRRRSAKSEAPAEQPAASTEPDAEAAEEKPKRRRAPRKAKPAADAPAAEATSESADAVPEKKAPVKRAPRSRAKKADSAETSDKAATEAPKEAKVKDAKEKAPAKPRKPRAAAKPKDEAAAKPKDEAVAKTSDSDAKESSDGSPRQGWWQRTFG, encoded by the coding sequence ATGACTACGCGCATGCTAATCGACGCGCGCCACCAGGAAGAAACCCGGGTGGCGGTCGTAAAGGGAAACAAAATTGAGGAATTCGATTTTGAATCTTCCGAGCACAAACAACTTAAAGGCAATATCTATCTAGCAAAAGTTACCCGGGTCGAACCGTCGCTGCAGGCGGCATTTGTCGATTATGGCGGAAACCGTCACGGGTTTCTGGCCTTTTCCGAAATCCACCCTGACTATTACCAGATTCCGAGAGAAGATCGCGAAGCCCTGCTCGCCGAGGAAGCCGAACATGCGGCTGAAGAAGCAGCCCTGCGCGCCCAGGAAGAGGAAGAGGATGACGCGCCCGCCGACATGGTGCGCAGCGAAGCCACCGAAGAACTCGACACCGCGCTCGTCGAAGTCGACCAGGACGAAAGCGTCGACACGATCGATGTTACCGAAGGCGAGATCCCGGTAGAAAATGGCGACGACGAAGATGACGACGAGGATGATGATTCCGAAGACGATTCCTCCGAAGACACTGGCGAATCCAAGGGCAAGAGCGGCGGCCGTCGCGGTCGCGGTGGCCGGCAAAAGGGACGCGGCAAGGGCAGCATGCCCAAAGCCAGCGACCAGGCGCGCCAGAAGCGCATGGCCCTGCGCAAACGCTACAAGATCCAGGACGTTATCCAGCGCCGGCAGGTCGTCCTCGTCCAGGTCGTCAAGGAAGAACGCGGCAACAAGGGCGCTGCCCTCACCACCTATCTCAGCCTGGCGGGCCGCTATTGCGTGCTCATGCCGAACACATCGCATGGCGGCGGTATCAGCCGCAAGATCAACAATGCCGGCGATCGCAAGCGTCTGAAATCAATTATCGCCGATCTGAAGTTGCCGACCAGCATGGGCTGCATTGTCCGCACCGCCGGTCTTTCGCGCACCAAGCCGGAAATCAAGCGCGACTTTGACTATCTCGCCCGTCTCTGGGACGAAATCCGCGAGAAGACGCTGAGCGCGACGGCACCAAGCCTGATCCACAGCGACAGCGATCTCGTCAAACGCGCGATCCGCGACATTTACAACCGCGAGATCGAGGAAGTGCTGGTCGAAGGGGCAAGCGGCTATACCGCAGCCAAGAATTTCATGAAACTGCTGATGCCGAGCCACAGCAAGCGGGTGAAGAGCTACGCCGATCCGGTCTCGCTGTTCCAGCGCTATGGCGTCGAGGACCAGCTGTCGGCCATGTATTCGCCGGAAGTCCAGCTGAAATCGGGCGGCTATCTGGTGATCAACCCGACCGAGGCTCTTGTCTCGATCGACATCAACTCGGGCCGCTCGACCCGCGAACATGGTATCGAAGCGACGGCTGTAAAAACCAATATGGAAGCCGCCGCCGAAATCGCACGTCAATTGCGACTGCGCGACATGGCCGGTCTGGTGGTCATCGATTTCATCGACATGGACCGCAACGGCAATGTCCGCAAAGTCGAACGGGCGATGCGCGATGCCTTGAAAAACGATCGCGCGCGGATTCAGGTTGGACGCATCTCCAGCTTTGGCCTGATGGAAATGAGCCGCCAGCGCCTGCGCACCGGCGTGCTAGAAGCCTCAACAAAGGTCTGCCCGCATTGCGAAGGCACGGGACTGGTCCGCACGGCATCCTCCGCCGCGCTATCGGTTTTGCGTCTGCTTGAGGAAGAAGCCGCCAAGGGCAAGGCCAGCCAGATCAGCCTGCGCACCAGCCAGGAAGCGTGCATCTATGTGCTGAACAGCAAGCGTCACGAAATCGAGGATATCGAAAATCGCTACGGCGTCTCGATCGAAATCGTTCCCGACGGCGAAACCGAAGGCGCGCGGATGGAAATCCAGACCTCCGGCAGCCCGCCGAAAAATATGCCCAAGTTCGAACCCATCATCGACGATGACGATGATGATCAGGTCGACGAGGCGGACAATGATGCAAATGAGGCACGTGGCGAGCGTCCGGAACGCGGCGACCGCAACGACGGCGAAGAACGGCCGAAGCGCAAACGGCGTCGGCGCGGCAGACGGAACCGCGGCGGTGATCGCGGCGAAGCCGGCACGGCGGAGAATAATGGCGACAACAGCGGCCAGAATTCGGCTGACAATGGCGGCGAATCCTCGGGCGGCGACAAGGGCGAAGCGACCGCGCATCCGCAGGATGCGGATGCCGGTCAACAGGCCGAGAAACCGAAGCCGCGCTCGCGTCGCAACAGCGCCCGCAAGGCGGATGCTGCGCCGGTAGCGGAAGCCGAAACCGCCGGTGAGGAAAAAGCCGAGGCCAAGCCGCGGACAAGACGCCGCTCTGCCAAAAGCGAAGCCCCGGCCGAGCAGCCAGCGGCAAGCACCGAGCCGGATGCCGAAGCGGCCGAAGAAAAGCCGAAGCGGCGCCGCGCCCCGCGCAAGGCCAAGCCGGCAGCCGATGCGCCTGCTGCTGAAGCCACAAGCGAAAGCGCTGATGCCGTTCCCGAGAAAAAGGCACCGGTAAAACGGGCGCCGCGATCACGGGCGAAAAAGGCCGATAGCGCGGAAACGTCGGACAAGGCGGCAACCGAAGCTCCGAAAGAGGCCAAGGTAAAAGACGCCAAGGAAAAGGCACCGGCCAAGCCTCGGAAGCCGAGAGCAGCGGCCAAGCCGAAGGACGAAGCGGCAGCCAAGCCCAAGGACGAGGCCGTAGCCAAAACGTCCGACAGCGACGCCAAGGAATCCAGCGACGGTTCGCCCCGTCAGGGCTGGTGGCAACGCACCTTCGG
- a CDS encoding N-acetylmuramoyl-L-alanine amidase, with the protein MKIDWTKKAQRMHKRTMALATILASALVSIAPAHAGSVSRIEANGSQITISFDDLVEGASAFSLIGPDRIAIDVRGGKAGRGGSATGIVKSVRQGQYNPNTARIVFDLDRPAVVTDGSFSKDGRSLKLSLQAVGQNQLASGRLSFLPPAQFRAEPPKKKYSVKVPLGKPRDSVRLPKIYGPSDPSRPLVVIDAGHGGHDPGAISPHGDAQEKNVTLAIARAIRDRLVAGGRVRVALTRESDEYLVLEERYGIARRLDADLFMSIHADAAGSETASGATVYTLSEVASDREAAKLAARENKANIINGVNLGGANQDVSSILIDLTQRETMNVSADFAKLLHREGSRQMAFRKIPHRYASFVVLKAPDTPSVLFETGYLTNKNDVAFLNSRQGRSKVAAGVASAIESHFARKLAMR; encoded by the coding sequence ATGAAAATTGACTGGACCAAAAAGGCACAGCGGATGCATAAGCGGACCATGGCACTGGCAACAATTTTGGCATCGGCACTGGTCAGCATTGCTCCAGCGCATGCAGGCTCTGTCAGCCGCATTGAAGCCAATGGCTCGCAAATCACCATCTCTTTCGATGATCTGGTCGAGGGGGCCTCGGCCTTTTCCCTGATCGGACCGGACCGTATTGCGATTGACGTGCGCGGCGGCAAGGCCGGACGCGGCGGCTCCGCGACCGGCATCGTCAAGTCGGTGCGCCAGGGACAATATAATCCCAATACCGCCCGGATCGTATTCGATCTGGATCGTCCGGCAGTGGTCACCGATGGCAGCTTTTCGAAAGATGGCAGAAGTCTGAAACTGAGCCTGCAAGCGGTCGGCCAGAACCAGTTGGCGAGTGGCCGGCTGTCCTTCCTGCCGCCGGCGCAGTTTCGCGCCGAACCGCCGAAAAAGAAATATAGCGTGAAGGTGCCGCTCGGAAAACCGCGCGATTCTGTCCGTCTGCCGAAAATATACGGGCCCAGCGATCCCAGCCGGCCGCTGGTTGTTATCGATGCCGGGCATGGGGGCCATGATCCGGGCGCAATCTCGCCCCATGGCGACGCGCAGGAAAAAAATGTCACGCTGGCGATTGCCCGGGCGATCCGCGACCGGCTGGTGGCCGGGGGGCGGGTGCGGGTAGCGCTGACCCGCGAAAGCGACGAATATCTGGTGCTCGAAGAGCGTTACGGCATCGCGCGCAGACTCGACGCCGATCTGTTCATGTCGATCCATGCTGATGCCGCTGGCAGCGAGACAGCGTCCGGAGCCACTGTCTACACCTTGTCGGAAGTCGCGTCCGACCGCGAAGCAGCCAAACTGGCAGCGCGCGAGAACAAGGCCAATATCATCAATGGCGTCAACCTCGGTGGAGCAAACCAGGACGTATCATCGATCCTGATCGACCTGACCCAGCGCGAGACCATGAATGTCTCTGCGGATTTCGCCAAATTGCTCCACCGCGAGGGCAGCCGGCAGATGGCGTTCCGCAAAATACCGCACCGCTATGCGTCCTTTGTCGTGCTCAAGGCGCCCGACACGCCTTCGGTATTGTTCGAAACCGGCTATCTGACGAACAAGAACGATGTGGCCTTTCTCAATTCCCGTCAGGGCCGCAGCAAGGTCGCAGCCGGTGTTGCCAGCGCGATCGAGTCACATTTTGCCCGCAAATTGGCGATGCGCTAG
- a CDS encoding PBP1A family penicillin-binding protein has product MVNDASDTAGESLAYKLERSTGSFFERIERFWQKKWFRLLVAFLALCVLGWLLIWLIFARDLPDATALQSYEPPLPTMVRAYDGEPVHSYARERRVQLEYSEYPALLVRAYLAAEDRTFFEHGGLDYPGIATAMVTNITRSGRPVGASTITQQVAKNLLLSSEVSYRRKVREAILAYRIEDVLTKEEILELYLNQIFLGRNAYGVQAAAQAYFGKDVDALALHEIAYLAILPKGPSNYRPEVHEQRAINRRNWVLGEMLENGWITDAQHKAAIAQPLGAISRSGPRFERVGGYFIEEVRRQLIEQFGENEKAGPYSVYSGGLWVRTSLNPELQEYAKDALRGGLLRYSRGKGWSGPINKIEMDEQWAQRLASTFINTDYANWRIAVAIRRTGGSAEIGFTDGTTGRINSVPGALKAGDIIAVSPQGGSSYRLENVPEVSGGMVVQNPRNGRIWAMQGGFDDRMSSFNRATQAERQPGSTIKPFVYATALDHGMTPATLIADSPFCVYQSASLGRKCFRNFGNSRGAGEQTLRWGVEQSRNLMTVRAANDAGMENVVKTIKTMGIGEYQPYLAFALGAGDTTVMKLTNAYSMLANHGRELKPTVIDFVQNRQGEVIFRADKRVCDKCNMSDWDGEPMPRPRPAGKQLMDPMTAYQMIDILQGVITRGTAQNLKSLDRPLFGKTGTSSGPTNVWFVGGSPDMVAGVYLGYDQPRNMGGYAQGGTLAAPVFRRFAERAMAGMPKTPFVAPKGVRMVRVDRKTGKRVFGGWPTDDPKSAVIWDVFKPETEPRRSIRKDELLARLEARKAQLLAEQAAARARALEASRNRGPAQNDDEFLQAEGGIY; this is encoded by the coding sequence ATGGTAAATGATGCGTCAGATACGGCTGGAGAAAGTCTCGCCTACAAGCTCGAACGAAGCACGGGCAGTTTTTTCGAGCGGATCGAAAGATTCTGGCAGAAGAAATGGTTTCGGCTGCTTGTCGCTTTTCTCGCGCTATGTGTGCTGGGCTGGCTGCTGATCTGGCTCATTTTCGCCCGCGATCTGCCCGATGCCACGGCGCTGCAATCCTACGAACCGCCCTTGCCGACAATGGTCCGCGCCTATGACGGAGAACCGGTGCACAGCTATGCCCGCGAACGGCGCGTGCAGCTGGAATATTCGGAATATCCGGCGCTGCTGGTGCGCGCCTATCTGGCCGCGGAAGACCGCACCTTTTTTGAACATGGCGGGCTGGACTATCCCGGTATCGCGACCGCGATGGTCACCAACATCACCCGAAGCGGCCGGCCCGTCGGTGCCTCCACCATCACGCAACAGGTGGCGAAGAATCTGTTGCTGAGCAGCGAGGTCTCCTATCGGCGCAAGGTCCGTGAAGCTATTCTGGCCTACCGGATCGAGGATGTGCTGACGAAAGAAGAGATTCTCGAACTTTATCTCAACCAGATTTTTCTCGGTCGCAACGCTTATGGCGTGCAGGCTGCCGCGCAGGCTTATTTCGGCAAGGATGTCGATGCGCTGGCGCTGCATGAAATCGCCTATCTGGCGATCTTGCCCAAGGGACCGTCTAACTATCGTCCGGAAGTGCACGAGCAGAGAGCGATCAACCGGCGCAATTGGGTGCTCGGCGAAATGCTGGAAAATGGCTGGATCACCGACGCCCAGCATAAGGCCGCGATTGCGCAGCCGCTTGGCGCGATTTCGCGCTCCGGTCCGCGCTTCGAGCGGGTCGGAGGCTATTTTATCGAGGAAGTCCGGCGCCAGCTGATCGAGCAGTTTGGCGAGAATGAAAAGGCAGGCCCTTATAGCGTCTATTCCGGCGGCCTCTGGGTGCGCACATCGCTGAACCCCGAACTGCAGGAATATGCCAAGGACGCCCTGCGCGGGGGCTTGCTGCGCTATAGCAGAGGCAAGGGCTGGAGCGGCCCGATCAACAAGATCGAGATGGACGAGCAATGGGCACAGCGTCTCGCGTCGACCTTCATCAATACCGATTATGCCAACTGGCGGATTGCCGTGGCCATCCGGCGGACTGGCGGCAGCGCAGAAATCGGCTTTACCGACGGGACCACGGGGCGGATAAATTCCGTTCCGGGCGCCTTGAAGGCTGGAGATATTATCGCTGTCAGCCCGCAGGGTGGCAGCAGCTACCGGCTCGAAAATGTCCCGGAAGTTTCGGGCGGCATGGTGGTGCAAAATCCGCGCAACGGCCGGATCTGGGCGATGCAGGGCGGCTTCGACGACCGGATGAGTTCGTTCAACCGCGCGACGCAGGCGGAACGGCAGCCCGGTTCGACGATCAAGCCCTTTGTCTATGCGACCGCGCTCGACCATGGCATGACACCTGCCACATTGATCGCCGACAGCCCGTTTTGTGTTTACCAGTCCGCTTCGCTTGGCCGCAAATGTTTCCGCAATTTCGGCAATTCGCGGGGTGCCGGCGAGCAGACCCTGCGCTGGGGCGTCGAACAGTCGCGCAACCTGATGACGGTGCGCGCTGCCAATGATGCCGGCATGGAAAATGTCGTGAAAACGATCAAGACCATGGGTATCGGCGAATATCAGCCCTATCTCGCCTTCGCCCTGGGCGCTGGCGATACCACGGTGATGAAACTAACCAACGCCTATTCGATGCTCGCCAACCACGGGCGCGAACTGAAGCCGACGGTGATCGATTTTGTCCAGAACCGGCAGGGCGAGGTGATTTTCCGCGCCGACAAGCGGGTCTGCGATAAGTGCAACATGAGCGACTGGGACGGCGAGCCGATGCCGCGTCCACGCCCCGCCGGAAAACAGCTGATGGACCCGATGACCGCCTATCAGATGATCGATATCCTGCAGGGTGTGATCACCCGCGGCACCGCGCAAAATCTGAAAAGTCTCGACCGGCCGCTGTTCGGCAAGACCGGAACGTCCAGCGGCCCGACCAATGTCTGGTTCGTCGGCGGTTCGCCCGACATGGTCGCCGGCGTCTATCTCGGCTATGACCAGCCGCGCAATATGGGCGGCTATGCCCAGGGTGGCACGCTGGCCGCGCCGGTCTTCCGCCGCTTCGCCGAACGGGCGATGGCGGGCATGCCGAAAACTCCGTTTGTCGCGCCGAAGGGCGTACGGATGGTGCGCGTCGATCGCAAGACCGGCAAGCGCGTCTTTGGGGGCTGGCCCACCGACGATCCGAAATCAGCGGTGATCTGGGATGTATTCAAGCCCGAAACCGAACCGCGCCGGTCGATCCGCAAGGACGAGCTTCTGGCAAGGCTGGAAGCCCGCAAGGCGCAATTGCTTGCCGAGCAGGCCGCAGCGCGGGCCCGGGCTCTGGAAGCCAGCCGCAACCGCGGGCCGGCGCAGAATGACGACGAATTCTTGCAGGCTGAAGGCGGCATTTATTAG
- a CDS encoding GNAT family N-acetyltransferase, producing the protein MLTASDIVPGQGIATVGVESVAALSDITADAFRDDPFNSWLFGAFDPMKRTFSGLARHIYAPNGFCQILREDGEGRAATMWLMPGDKADASLAGMVQTYWGLLASGGWGALMRGKAAGEAMAKHHPKEPHAYLFTVGVASAGRGRGLGRRLIQPVLDACDRTGTMAYLENSNPANRRFYNSLGFERVELFHPMPDSPPLEAMKRLPR; encoded by the coding sequence ATGCTGACGGCATCGGACATCGTGCCTGGGCAAGGTATCGCCACCGTCGGGGTCGAGAGCGTCGCAGCTCTTTCCGATATCACCGCCGATGCCTTTCGCGACGATCCGTTCAACAGCTGGTTGTTCGGCGCTTTTGATCCGATGAAACGGACCTTTTCGGGGCTCGCGCGACATATCTACGCGCCGAACGGCTTTTGCCAGATACTGCGCGAAGACGGCGAAGGCCGTGCGGCGACGATGTGGCTGATGCCCGGCGACAAGGCCGATGCCTCCCTGGCCGGGATGGTGCAGACCTATTGGGGGCTGCTTGCCAGCGGTGGCTGGGGTGCGCTGATGCGCGGCAAGGCAGCCGGCGAGGCGATGGCAAAACATCATCCGAAAGAGCCGCACGCCTATCTGTTCACCGTTGGTGTCGCCAGCGCCGGACGGGGCAGGGGGCTCGGCCGGCGACTGATCCAGCCGGTTCTCGATGCCTGTGACCGCACGGGTACGATGGCCTATCTGGAAAACAGCAATCCGGCCAACCGGCGCTTTTACAACAGCCTGGGTTTCGAGCGGGTGGAACTGTTCCATCCAATGCCCGATAGTCCGCCCCTGGAAGCGATGAAGCGGCTCCCCCGATAG
- a CDS encoding substrate-binding domain-containing protein, with product MKTKFALIAMSALALAGCENQAGSSGGGGSRDQIRIVGSSTVFPFAKAVSENFVTAGSFKAPVLESTGTGAGMSLFCSGVGADTPDIENASRRMKASEFELCQKNGVTDIVEINIGIDGIAVAQSNEGPSFALTPEQIYKAIAAKPFGKENTTKNWSDIDASLPSMPISVYGPPSTSGTRDALTELIMEVGCKTDPATKALKDSNKDEYEAICHEIRTDGPYLDTGENDNLIVQKLKSNPNAVGIFGYSFLEENLDTVRGIVISGVKPAYDAIASGEYPGARPLYIYVKKQHVGVIPGIQEYITEFVNAGTRDGYLVKAGLIASPDATRAAMQDAVKNLPLLTKDVLK from the coding sequence ATGAAAACGAAATTTGCACTAATCGCGATGTCCGCACTGGCGCTGGCCGGCTGTGAAAACCAGGCCGGTAGCAGTGGCGGCGGCGGAAGCCGGGACCAGATCCGCATCGTCGGATCCTCGACCGTCTTTCCGTTCGCCAAGGCCGTGTCGGAAAATTTTGTCACCGCTGGCAGCTTCAAGGCACCGGTATTGGAATCGACCGGAACCGGCGCGGGCATGAGCCTGTTCTGCTCCGGTGTCGGCGCGGACACGCCCGATATCGAAAATGCTTCGCGCCGGATGAAGGCGTCCGAGTTTGAACTTTGCCAGAAAAACGGTGTGACGGATATTGTCGAAATCAATATCGGCATCGACGGTATCGCGGTAGCGCAATCGAATGAGGGTCCGAGTTTTGCCCTGACCCCGGAGCAGATTTACAAGGCTATTGCGGCCAAGCCGTTCGGCAAGGAAAACACCACCAAAAACTGGTCGGATATCGATGCCTCGCTGCCCTCCATGCCGATCAGCGTGTACGGCCCGCCTTCGACTTCCGGTACGCGTGACGCGCTGACCGAACTGATCATGGAAGTCGGCTGCAAAACCGATCCCGCGACCAAGGCGCTCAAGGACAGCAACAAGGACGAATATGAGGCGATCTGCCACGAGATCCGCACCGACGGTCCCTATCTCGACACCGGCGAGAATGACAATCTGATCGTCCAGAAGCTGAAATCCAACCCCAATGCGGTCGGCATCTTCGGCTACAGCTTTCTCGAGGAAAATCTCGACACGGTGCGCGGGATCGTCATTTCCGGGGTCAAGCCTGCCTATGACGCGATTGCGTCGGGCGAATATCCCGGTGCGCGGCCGCTGTACATCTATGTGAAGAAACAGCATGTCGGCGTGATCCCCGGCATCCAGGAATATATCACGGAATTTGTCAACGCGGGCACCCGTGACGGCTATCTGGTCAAGGCCGGCCTGATCGCTTCGCCGGATGCAACCCGGGCCGCGATGCAGGACGCGGTGAAAAATCTGCCGCTGCTGACCAAGGATGTTTTGAAATAG
- the phoU gene encoding phosphate signaling complex protein PhoU — protein MNLSTSQHTVTAFDAEIHDLRAMVLEMGDKSTAAIVRSIEALSHNDLALAKAVVSDDREIDELERRIDALSIQTIALRAPMADDLRHLIATFKISSIAERIGDYAKNIAKRVPLVAESSRKVEPASLLPSMANIAAELVRDSFKAYADGDADLAVSVWARDQTLDHFYTSIFRAIITYMVENPAYISESAHLLFIAKNLERIGDHATNIAELTYFAETGRQMPDRNKGDDVGTIWDEQQSST, from the coding sequence ATGAATCTCAGCACCTCCCAGCATACCGTGACCGCCTTTGACGCGGAAATTCACGATCTTCGGGCGATGGTGCTGGAGATGGGCGACAAGAGCACGGCGGCGATTGTCCGGTCGATCGAGGCGCTGTCGCACAATGATCTGGCGCTGGCGAAAGCGGTGGTCTCGGATGATCGCGAGATTGACGAACTGGAGCGGCGGATCGATGCCTTGTCGATCCAGACGATCGCCTTGCGCGCGCCGATGGCGGACGATCTGCGCCATCTGATCGCGACCTTCAAGATTTCGAGCATTGCCGAGCGGATCGGAGACTATGCCAAGAATATCGCCAAGCGGGTGCCGCTCGTGGCCGAGTCCAGCCGCAAGGTTGAGCCCGCCTCGCTGCTGCCCTCGATGGCCAATATCGCCGCCGAACTGGTCCGGGATTCGTTCAAGGCCTATGCCGACGGCGACGCGGATCTGGCGGTGTCGGTCTGGGCGAGGGACCAGACGCTGGACCATTTCTACACCAGTATCTTCCGCGCAATCATTACCTATATGGTCGAAAATCCCGCCTATATCAGCGAATCCGCGCATCTGCTGTTCATCGCGAAAAATCTCGAGCGGATTGGCGATCATGCGACCAATATCGCGGAGCTGACCTATTTTGCCGAAACCGGACGGCAGATGCCGGATCGCAACAAGGGCGACGATGTCGGCACCATCTGGGACGAGCAGCAGTCATCAACCTAG
- a CDS encoding OprO/OprP family phosphate-selective porin — protein sequence MKNHMLKTIGLLAGTAAIGLYPASAMAETISAEQAAALLSKLNQLEREVADLKAQLGNVQQTQQASTSAIAATEAKLAATEEKLEQQKPVKVAFKGAPEIKGEDGWSFKPRGRMLYDFGTVNAPDSINDAGLGFANEARRIRLGASGSIPGGFGYKLEADFAGNAIDLTDAFFIYEDGGLTVTAGQHNTFQGLEELSSSNDTSFIERAGYTDAFGFERRVGLSAQYGVSDLLFQAGVFTANIDDLNNDEDNSIGFDVRAVAMPKFGDTQTHFGASYHYRDLGDATTSRRYRQRPAVHFTDTRFIDTGTIADAESETSYGLEAAVISGRFHAAAEGHWLNLNRSGALADPTFFGGSVEAGLFLTDDTRGYKEGVFKGVKVSNPVGQGGLGAWQVNVRYDRLDLVDAGFVGGTQDAYQASLIWTPVDYVRFLLSYSKLDYSNAAILAAGDGDYNVDAVAGRFQISF from the coding sequence ATGAAAAACCATATGCTCAAGACAATAGGCCTGCTGGCCGGGACCGCGGCGATCGGACTTTATCCCGCATCGGCCATGGCGGAGACGATTTCGGCGGAGCAGGCTGCGGCCCTGCTGAGCAAGCTCAACCAGCTCGAACGCGAAGTCGCCGATCTGAAGGCGCAGCTCGGCAATGTGCAGCAGACGCAGCAAGCCTCGACCAGCGCGATCGCGGCGACCGAAGCCAAGCTGGCTGCGACCGAGGAAAAGCTGGAGCAGCAGAAGCCGGTCAAGGTCGCCTTCAAGGGCGCGCCGGAGATCAAGGGCGAAGACGGCTGGAGCTTCAAGCCGCGCGGCCGGATGCTTTACGACTTTGGTACCGTCAATGCGCCGGACTCAATCAACGACGCCGGTCTTGGCTTTGCCAATGAAGCCCGGCGCATCCGGCTCGGCGCTTCGGGATCGATCCCGGGCGGCTTCGGCTACAAGCTGGAAGCCGATTTTGCCGGCAACGCAATCGATCTGACCGACGCCTTTTTCATTTATGAAGACGGCGGGTTGACGGTGACGGCGGGCCAGCACAACACCTTCCAGGGGCTGGAAGAGCTGTCGAGCAGCAACGACACCAGCTTCATCGAGCGCGCCGGCTATACCGATGCCTTTGGCTTCGAGCGGCGGGTCGGCCTGTCCGCGCAATATGGCGTCTCGGACCTGCTGTTCCAGGCCGGGGTGTTTACCGCAAATATCGACGACCTCAACAATGACGAGGACAACAGCATCGGCTTTGACGTGCGCGCCGTGGCAATGCCGAAATTCGGCGACACGCAGACCCATTTTGGGGCGTCCTACCATTATCGCGATCTTGGCGATGCCACGACGTCGCGCCGCTATCGCCAGCGCCCGGCGGTGCATTTTACCGACACGCGCTTCATCGACACCGGCACGATTGCTGACGCAGAGTCAGAGACCAGCTACGGGCTGGAGGCTGCGGTCATTTCCGGACGGTTCCACGCGGCGGCAGAGGGCCACTGGCTCAACCTGAACCGCAGCGGCGCGCTCGCCGATCCGACCTTCTTCGGCGGTTCGGTCGAGGCGGGCCTGTTCCTGACCGACGACACGCGCGGCTACAAGGAAGGCGTGTTCAAGGGTGTGAAAGTGTCCAATCCCGTCGGCCAGGGCGGTCTCGGCGCGTGGCAGGTCAATGTCCGCTATGACCGGCTCGACCTGGTCGATGCCGGCTTTGTCGGGGGCACGCAGGATGCCTATCAAGCGTCGCTTATCTGGACGCCGGTCGACTATGTCCGCTTCCTGCTGAGCTATTCGAAACTGGACTATAGCAACGCGGCGATCCTCGCGGCGGGCGATGGTGACTATAATGTCGATGCCGTGGCCGGACGGTTCCAGATCAGCTTCTGA